A section of the Streptomyces sp. NBC_01591 genome encodes:
- a CDS encoding MraY family glycosyltransferase, with translation MGQPVRDYLLTLCVTAAVTYLLTGPVRKFAIAIGAMPAIRARDVHREPTPRLGGIAMFGGLCAGLIVAAHLHNLDWVFQLSTEPRALLSGAALIWLIGVLDDKFEIDALIKLGGQMIAAAVMVIQGLTILWLPIPGVGTVALTQWQGTLLTVALVVITINAVNFVDGLDGLAAGMVCIAAAAFFLYTYRLWYGHMIEAAAPATLFMAILMGMCLGFLPHNMHPARIFMGDSGSMLIGLVLAAGAISVTGRVDPDTMKLFAGSEREATQAMLPVFIPLLLPLTIIAVPAADLVLAIVRRTWNGQSPFAADRGHLHHRLLEIGHSHSRSVLIMYFWSALIAFGAVGYSVHSASLWIVLVIMGMSTLGLVLLLMPRFTPRAPYWAERFVPPRYRHRRRDEEPGTESAEAQQGPLESRMGQTGPESQERTPVVVGVSGVNGATAIGPRSRFSDRDRAESAH, from the coding sequence ATGGGGCAGCCCGTGCGTGATTACCTGCTGACGCTCTGTGTCACGGCCGCGGTGACCTATCTGCTGACCGGTCCGGTGCGTAAGTTCGCCATCGCGATCGGGGCGATGCCCGCGATCCGTGCGCGTGACGTCCACCGAGAACCGACACCGAGGCTCGGTGGCATCGCCATGTTCGGCGGGCTGTGCGCCGGACTGATCGTCGCGGCCCATCTCCATAACCTCGACTGGGTCTTCCAGCTCTCCACCGAGCCGCGGGCGCTGCTCTCCGGCGCCGCGCTGATCTGGCTGATCGGTGTCCTGGACGACAAGTTCGAGATCGACGCCCTGATCAAGCTCGGCGGGCAGATGATCGCCGCCGCGGTCATGGTCATCCAGGGTCTGACGATCCTGTGGCTGCCGATCCCCGGCGTCGGCACCGTCGCGCTCACCCAATGGCAGGGCACGCTGCTCACGGTCGCCCTGGTCGTCATCACCATCAACGCGGTCAACTTCGTCGACGGTCTGGACGGCCTCGCGGCGGGCATGGTGTGCATCGCCGCCGCTGCGTTCTTCCTGTACACGTACCGGCTCTGGTACGGGCACATGATCGAGGCGGCGGCCCCGGCGACGCTCTTCATGGCGATCCTGATGGGCATGTGCCTGGGCTTCCTGCCGCACAACATGCATCCCGCGCGGATCTTCATGGGCGACTCGGGTTCGATGCTGATCGGGCTGGTGCTCGCGGCCGGCGCGATCTCCGTGACGGGCCGGGTAGACCCGGACACGATGAAGCTCTTCGCGGGCAGCGAGCGCGAGGCCACCCAGGCGATGCTGCCGGTCTTCATCCCGTTGCTGCTGCCGCTGACGATCATCGCGGTCCCGGCCGCCGACCTGGTGCTGGCGATCGTGCGCCGGACCTGGAACGGCCAGTCGCCGTTCGCGGCGGACCGCGGCCATCTGCACCACCGCCTGCTGGAGATCGGCCATTCGCACAGCAGGTCCGTGCTGATCATGTACTTCTGGTCGGCCCTGATCGCCTTCGGAGCGGTCGGCTACTCCGTGCACTCGGCGTCCCTGTGGATCGTGCTGGTGATCATGGGGATGAGCACGCTGGGCCTCGTACTGCTGCTGATGCCCCGCTTCACCCCGCGGGCGCCGTACTGGGCGGAACGCTTCGTACCGCCGCGCTATCGCCATAGGCGGCGGGACGAGGAGCCCGGGACCGAGTCGGCGGAGGCCCAACAGGGGCCCCTGGAAAGCCGGATGGGGCAGACGGGGCCCGAGTCACAGGAGCGCACGCCGGTCGTCGTGGGAGTCTCCGGCGTCAACGGGGCGACCGCCATCGGCCCCCGTTCGCGTTTTTCGGACAGAGACAGGGCTGAATCCGCACATTGA
- the rho gene encoding transcription termination factor Rho — protein sequence MSDTTDLMGVTADKSVDSAAPAEGAATGTTARRRRSGTGLDGMVLAELQQVASGLGIKGTARMRKGQLIEVIKEAQAGSSAAPKAAAPAAASETKPKRRATSKTRTGDEPAAAAPAEKAAAQQQIDIPGQPASDDQPAGERRRRRATAQAGSPETKAEGKAEGKAAEAKADTQAEPKGDDRADAKAEAAADTAEGRRGDRQDRGQRGDRGDRQERGERGERRDRQRDRRGKGDEQGGGQGQQGGQRQQRQGQQQSGGPQDDGYDDEAGGRRGRRGRYRDRRGRRGREDFASEVPVSDDDVLIPVAGILDILDNYAFIRTSGYLPGPNDVYVSLAQVRKNGLRKGDHVTGAVRQPKDGERREKFNALVRLDSVNGMAPETGRGRPEFQKLTPLYPQDRLRLETDSNVLTTRIIDLVAPIGKGQRGLIVAPPKTGKTMILQAIANAITVNSPECHLMVVLVDERPEEVTDMQRSVKGEVISSTFDRPAEDHTTVAELAIERAKRLVELGHDVVVLLDSITRLGRAYNLAAPASGRILSGGVDSTALYPPKRFFGAARNIEDGGSLTILATALVETGSRMDEVIFEEFKGTGNMELKLDRKLSDKRIFPAVDVDASSTRKEEILLGSDELAIVWKLRRVLHALDQQQAIELLLDRMKKTQSNAEFLLQIQKTTPAPGNGND from the coding sequence GTGAGCGACACCACCGATCTGATGGGCGTGACTGCCGACAAGAGCGTCGACAGCGCCGCGCCCGCCGAAGGTGCTGCCACTGGCACCACCGCACGGCGCCGCCGCTCCGGCACCGGCCTTGACGGCATGGTCCTGGCCGAGCTGCAGCAGGTCGCGTCCGGCCTCGGCATCAAGGGCACTGCGCGGATGCGCAAGGGCCAGCTGATCGAGGTCATCAAGGAGGCGCAGGCCGGTAGCTCCGCTGCGCCCAAGGCCGCCGCGCCCGCCGCGGCGTCCGAGACCAAGCCGAAGCGCCGCGCCACCTCCAAGACGCGCACCGGGGACGAGCCCGCGGCCGCCGCGCCCGCCGAGAAGGCCGCGGCCCAGCAGCAGATCGACATCCCCGGCCAGCCGGCCAGCGACGACCAGCCCGCGGGCGAGCGCCGTCGGCGCCGTGCGACCGCGCAGGCGGGCAGCCCGGAGACCAAGGCGGAGGGCAAGGCGGAGGGCAAGGCCGCCGAGGCCAAGGCGGACACGCAGGCCGAGCCCAAGGGCGACGACCGCGCCGACGCCAAGGCCGAAGCCGCCGCGGACACGGCCGAGGGCCGCCGCGGCGACCGTCAGGACCGCGGTCAGCGCGGCGACCGGGGCGACCGCCAGGAGCGGGGCGAGCGCGGCGAGCGCCGTGACCGCCAGCGCGACCGCAGGGGCAAGGGCGACGAGCAGGGCGGTGGCCAGGGCCAGCAGGGCGGCCAGCGTCAGCAGCGCCAGGGCCAGCAGCAGAGCGGCGGCCCGCAGGACGACGGGTACGACGACGAGGCGGGCGGCCGTCGCGGTCGTCGTGGCCGCTACCGCGACCGTCGTGGCCGCCGTGGCCGCGAGGACTTCGCCAGTGAGGTCCCCGTCTCCGACGACGACGTCCTGATCCCCGTCGCGGGCATCCTGGACATCCTCGACAACTACGCGTTCATCCGGACCTCCGGTTACCTGCCGGGCCCGAACGACGTGTACGTCTCGCTCGCCCAGGTCCGCAAGAACGGCCTGCGCAAGGGTGACCACGTCACCGGTGCGGTGCGCCAGCCCAAGGACGGCGAGCGCCGGGAGAAGTTCAACGCCCTGGTCCGCCTCGACTCGGTGAACGGCATGGCGCCCGAAACCGGCCGTGGCCGCCCGGAGTTCCAGAAGCTGACCCCGCTCTACCCGCAGGACCGGCTCCGCCTGGAGACCGACTCCAACGTCCTGACGACGCGGATCATCGATCTGGTCGCCCCGATCGGCAAGGGCCAGCGAGGCCTGATCGTGGCCCCGCCGAAGACCGGCAAGACCATGATCCTGCAGGCGATCGCCAACGCGATCACCGTCAACAGCCCCGAGTGCCACCTGATGGTCGTCCTGGTCGACGAGCGTCCGGAAGAGGTCACCGACATGCAGCGGTCGGTGAAGGGCGAGGTCATCTCCTCGACCTTCGACCGTCCCGCCGAGGACCACACCACCGTTGCCGAGCTGGCCATCGAGCGCGCCAAGCGTCTCGTCGAGCTGGGTCACGACGTGGTCGTCCTGCTGGACTCCATCACCCGCCTGGGGCGCGCGTACAACCTCGCGGCCCCCGCCTCCGGCCGCATTCTGTCCGGTGGTGTCGACTCGACCGCGCTGTACCCGCCGAAGCGCTTCTTCGGTGCCGCGCGCAACATCGAGGACGGCGGTTCGCTGACCATCCTGGCCACCGCGCTCGTCGAGACCGGCTCGCGCATGGACGAGGTGATCTTCGAGGAGTTCAAGGGCACCGGCAACATGGAGCTCAAGCTCGACCGGAAGCTCTCGGACAAGCGCATCTTCCCGGCGGTGGACGTCGACGCGTCCAGCACCCGCAAGGAGGAAATCCTGCTGGGCAGCGACGAGTTGGCGATCGTCTGGAAGCTGCGCCGGGTGCTGCACGCGCTCGACCAGCAGCAGGCGATCGAGCTCCTCCTGGACCGGATGAAGAAGACCCAGTCCAACGCGGAGTTCCTGCTCCAGATCCAGAAGACGACGCCGGCCCCGGGCAACGGCAACGACTGA
- the rpmE gene encoding 50S ribosomal protein L31 translates to MKRDIHPEYVETQVSCTCGASFTTRSTIGGGTIRADVCSECHPFYTGKQKILDTGGRVARFEARFGKAAGSASK, encoded by the coding sequence TTGAAGCGCGACATCCACCCCGAGTACGTCGAGACGCAGGTCAGCTGCACCTGTGGCGCGTCGTTCACGACCCGGAGCACCATCGGCGGCGGCACCATCCGCGCCGACGTCTGCTCCGAGTGCCACCCGTTCTACACGGGCAAGCAGAAGATCCTCGACACCGGTGGCCGCGTGGCCCGCTTCGAGGCCCGCTTCGGCAAGGCTGCCGGCTCCGCCAGCAAGTAG
- the prfA gene encoding peptide chain release factor 1 — protein MFEAVEELIGEQTDLEKKLADPAVHADQANARKLNKRYAELTPIVATYRSWKQTGDDIETAREFAADDPDFAAEVKELEKQREELTEKLRLLLVPRDPSDDKDVLLEIKAGAGGDESALFAGDLLRMYLRYAERVGWKTEIIDSTESELGGYKDVQVAVKTKGGNGATEPGQGVWARMKYEGGVHRVQRVPSTESQGRIHTSAAGVLVTPEAEEVDVEIHANDLRIDVYRSSGPGGQSVNTTDSAVRITHLPTGVVASCQNEKSQLQNKEQAMRILRSRLLAAAQEAAEQEASDVRRSQVRTVDRSEKIRTYNFPENRISDHRVGFKAYNLDQVLDGDLDSVIQACVDADSAAKLAAA, from the coding sequence ATGTTCGAGGCGGTCGAGGAACTGATCGGCGAACAGACCGATCTCGAGAAGAAGCTCGCGGACCCGGCGGTCCACGCCGACCAGGCCAACGCGCGCAAGCTCAACAAGCGCTACGCCGAGCTGACCCCGATCGTCGCGACGTACCGCTCCTGGAAGCAGACCGGCGACGACATCGAGACGGCCCGCGAGTTCGCCGCCGACGACCCCGACTTCGCCGCCGAGGTCAAGGAGCTGGAGAAGCAGCGCGAAGAGCTCACCGAGAAGCTCCGCCTCCTCCTGGTCCCGCGCGACCCCAGCGACGACAAGGACGTGCTCCTGGAGATCAAGGCGGGCGCGGGCGGCGACGAGTCCGCCCTGTTCGCCGGCGATCTGCTGCGCATGTACCTGCGCTACGCCGAGCGCGTCGGCTGGAAGACCGAGATCATCGACTCCACCGAGTCCGAGCTCGGCGGCTACAAGGACGTCCAGGTCGCCGTGAAGACCAAGGGCGGCAACGGGGCCACCGAGCCCGGCCAGGGCGTGTGGGCCCGGATGAAGTACGAGGGCGGGGTACACCGCGTGCAGCGGGTGCCGTCCACCGAGTCGCAGGGCCGCATCCACACCTCCGCCGCCGGTGTGCTCGTCACGCCCGAGGCCGAGGAGGTCGACGTCGAGATCCACGCCAACGATCTCCGTATCGACGTCTACCGCTCCTCGGGCCCCGGCGGCCAGTCCGTCAACACCACGGACTCGGCGGTCCGCATCACCCATCTGCCGACCGGTGTCGTCGCCTCCTGCCAGAACGAGAAGAGCCAGCTCCAGAACAAGGAGCAGGCCATGCGTATCCTGCGTTCGCGACTGCTCGCGGCCGCCCAGGAAGCCGCCGAGCAGGAGGCTTCGGACGTACGCCGCAGCCAGGTGCGTACGGTCGACCGTTCCGAGAAGATCCGTACGTACAACTTCCCGGAAAACCGGATCTCGGACCACCGCGTCGGCTTCAAGGCGTACAACTTGGACCAGGTGCTCGACGGCGACCTGGATTCCGTGATCCAGGCGTGTGTCGACGCCGACTCCGCCGCCAAGCTCGCCGCTGCGTGA
- the thrB gene encoding homoserine kinase, whose product MAGPAFRAAAVRVRVPATSANLGPGFDAFGLSLGLYDDVVVRVADSGLHIDIAGEGADTLPRDERHLLVRSLRTAFDLLGGQPRGLEIVCANRIPHGRGLGSSSAAICAGIVAARAVTTGGDARLDEAALLELATEIEGHPDNVAACLLGGFTLAWMDGGSARAIRMDPAESIVPVVFVPGKPVLTETARGLLPRTVPHVDAAFNAGRAALLVEALTRRPELLLTATEDRLHQEYRAPAMPQSVELVNRLRADGVPAVISGAGPTVLALAEDGAADKVAQLAGEGWAANRLTLDAPGASVLPLAP is encoded by the coding sequence ATGGCCGGTCCCGCCTTCCGAGCCGCCGCCGTCCGGGTGCGCGTCCCCGCGACCAGCGCCAACCTGGGCCCGGGTTTCGACGCCTTCGGCCTGTCGCTGGGGCTGTACGACGACGTCGTCGTCCGCGTCGCCGACTCCGGACTGCACATCGACATCGCGGGTGAGGGTGCGGACACGCTGCCCCGCGACGAGCGCCACCTCCTCGTACGCTCCCTGCGCACGGCCTTCGACCTGCTCGGCGGTCAGCCCCGGGGCCTGGAGATCGTCTGCGCCAACCGCATCCCGCACGGACGCGGCCTCGGCTCCTCCTCCGCCGCCATCTGCGCCGGAATCGTCGCCGCCCGCGCCGTGACGACCGGTGGTGACGCCCGGCTCGACGAAGCGGCGCTGCTGGAACTCGCCACCGAGATCGAGGGCCACCCCGACAATGTCGCGGCCTGTCTGCTCGGCGGATTCACCCTCGCGTGGATGGACGGCGGGTCGGCGCGCGCGATCAGGATGGATCCCGCAGAATCCATCGTTCCGGTGGTTTTCGTACCCGGCAAGCCGGTCCTCACCGAGACCGCCCGCGGACTGCTCCCGCGTACGGTCCCGCATGTCGACGCCGCCTTCAACGCCGGCCGTGCCGCACTCCTCGTCGAGGCCCTGACCAGGCGCCCCGAGCTGCTGCTCACCGCCACCGAGGACCGGCTGCACCAGGAGTACCGCGCCCCGGCGATGCCGCAGAGCGTGGAACTTGTCAACCGACTGCGCGCGGACGGCGTCCCCGCGGTCATCTCCGGTGCCGGGCCGACCGTGCTCGCACTGGCCGAGGACGGTGCGGCCGACAAGGTCGCACAGCTGGCGGGCGAGGGATGGGCGGCCAACCGCCTCACTCTCGACGCCCCGGGCGCGAGTGTGCTGCCGCTCGCCCCGTAG
- the glyA gene encoding serine hydroxymethyltransferase, with protein MPVTTPAAPPSAPGTALPQDFDALLREDPEIAAVLLGELHRQSSTLQLTAAENFTSPAVLAALGSPLANKYAEGYPGARHHGGCEQADAAERIACRRATSLFGAEHANVQAHSGSSAVLAAYAALLRPGDTVLAMGLPYGGHLTHGSPANFSGRWFEFVGYGVDSESGLIDYEQVRALARAHRPKAIVSGSISYPRHPDYELFREIADEVGAYLIADSAHPMGLIAGGAAPNPVPYADVVCATTHKVLRGPRGGMILCGAELAERIDRAVFPFTQGGAQMHTVAAKAVAFGEASTPAFTTYAHRVVAHARVLVAGLEAEGFEVTTGGTDTHLIVADPAPLGVDGRTARTRLAEAGLVLDTCALPYGDARGIRLGTAAVTTQGMDDTDMARLAVLFGTAVREDGDIRAEVRELAERYPPYPG; from the coding sequence ATGCCGGTCACCACTCCAGCCGCACCGCCCTCCGCCCCCGGGACCGCCCTGCCGCAGGACTTCGACGCCCTGCTCCGGGAGGATCCGGAGATCGCCGCCGTGCTGCTGGGGGAGCTGCACCGCCAGTCCAGCACCCTGCAGCTGACCGCCGCCGAGAACTTCACCTCGCCCGCGGTCCTCGCCGCCCTCGGCTCACCGCTCGCCAACAAGTACGCCGAGGGCTATCCCGGCGCCCGCCACCACGGCGGCTGCGAGCAGGCCGACGCCGCCGAACGCATCGCCTGCCGCCGCGCCACCTCGCTCTTCGGCGCCGAGCACGCCAACGTCCAGGCGCACTCCGGCTCCTCCGCGGTCCTGGCCGCGTACGCCGCCCTGCTCCGCCCCGGGGACACGGTGCTCGCGATGGGGCTCCCGTACGGCGGACATCTCACCCATGGTTCGCCCGCCAACTTCTCCGGCCGCTGGTTCGAGTTCGTCGGCTACGGGGTGGACTCCGAGAGCGGTCTGATCGACTACGAGCAGGTGCGCGCCCTGGCCCGTGCCCACCGCCCCAAGGCGATCGTGAGCGGCTCGATCTCGTACCCCCGTCACCCCGATTACGAGCTGTTCCGGGAGATCGCCGACGAGGTGGGCGCGTATCTCATCGCCGATTCCGCGCACCCGATGGGGCTGATCGCCGGGGGAGCGGCACCGAACCCGGTGCCGTACGCCGATGTGGTCTGCGCGACCACGCACAAGGTGCTGCGCGGGCCGCGCGGCGGAATGATCCTGTGCGGTGCGGAGCTGGCGGAGCGGATCGACCGGGCGGTCTTCCCGTTCACCCAGGGCGGTGCGCAGATGCACACGGTCGCCGCGAAGGCCGTCGCGTTCGGGGAGGCGTCCACCCCGGCGTTCACGACGTACGCGCACCGGGTGGTGGCCCATGCCCGGGTGCTGGTGGCCGGTCTGGAGGCGGAGGGCTTCGAGGTCACCACGGGCGGCACGGACACCCACCTGATCGTCGCGGACCCGGCCCCGTTGGGCGTCGACGGACGGACGGCCCGCACCCGGCTGGCGGAGGCGGGCCTGGTGCTGGACACCTGCGCGCTGCCGTACGGGGACGCCCGGGGCATCAGGCTCGGCACCGCGGCCGTCACCACCCAGGGCATGGACGACACCGACATGGCCCGGCTCGCGGTGCTCTTCGGGACGGCGGTGCGTGAGGACGGCGACATCCGCGCGGAAGTGCGGGAACTGGCGGAGCGGTATCCGCCCTACCCGGGGTAG
- the prmC gene encoding peptide chain release factor N(5)-glutamine methyltransferase: MNLLLAEVAQATQRLADAGVPSPRFDAEELAAFVHGVKRGELHRVPDADFDARYWEAIARREAREPLQHITGRAFFRYLELQVGPGVFVPRPETESVVGWAIDAVRAMDVVEPTVVDLCSGSGAIALAMAQEVPRSRVHAVELSDDAIEWTRKNADGSRVTVHQGDALTALPELDGQVDLVISNPPYIPLTEWEYVAPEARDHDPEMALFSGEDGLDTIRGIERTAHRLLRPGGLVVIEHADTQGGQVPWIFTEERGWADAADHPDLNNRPRFATARKAMP, translated from the coding sequence ATGAACCTGCTGCTCGCCGAGGTGGCCCAGGCCACCCAGCGGCTGGCCGACGCCGGTGTGCCCTCGCCGCGATTCGACGCGGAGGAACTCGCCGCATTCGTGCACGGCGTCAAGCGGGGCGAGCTGCACCGGGTGCCGGACGCGGACTTCGATGCCCGTTACTGGGAGGCCATCGCCCGCCGCGAGGCCCGCGAACCGCTCCAGCACATCACCGGCCGCGCCTTCTTCCGCTACCTGGAGCTCCAGGTCGGACCCGGTGTCTTCGTCCCCCGCCCGGAGACCGAATCGGTCGTCGGCTGGGCGATAGACGCCGTGCGCGCGATGGACGTCGTCGAACCGACCGTCGTCGACCTGTGCAGCGGATCGGGCGCCATCGCCCTGGCCATGGCCCAGGAGGTGCCGCGCTCGCGCGTGCACGCGGTCGAGCTCTCCGACGACGCCATCGAGTGGACCAGGAAGAACGCCGACGGCTCCAGGGTCACCGTCCACCAGGGAGACGCGCTGACCGCCCTCCCCGAGCTGGACGGCCAGGTCGACCTGGTCATCTCCAACCCGCCGTACATCCCGCTCACCGAATGGGAGTACGTGGCACCCGAGGCCCGCGACCACGACCCGGAGATGGCCCTCTTCTCCGGCGAGGACGGCCTCGACACCATCCGCGGCATCGAACGCACCGCACACCGCCTGCTGCGCCCCGGCGGCCTCGTCGTCATCGAGCACGCCGACACCCAGGGCGGCCAGGTGCCGTGGATCTTCACCGAGGAGCGCGGCTGGGCGGACGCGGCCGACCACCCCGACCTGAACAACCGGCCCCGGTTCGCCACGGCCCGCAAGGCCATGCCGTGA
- a CDS encoding LCP family protein, with translation MTEQNGSGGRIRPTGKRRKKPSRRRRAKAIIAWSLAGVVVVGGAGLGYAYFKLNGNLKAVDINAALGKDRPDNVDNGSQDILVLGSDSRSGANSEYGADEGTARSDTAMVVHINKGHKTASVVSIPRDTLITRPDCTSDTTGQTVAGLQRAMFNTAYEVGGPACAVKTVESMSGIRMDHYLEVDFTGFKKLIDELGGVEITTTAAIDDPKSHLKLEPGTHTLDGEQSLGLVRTRKSVGDGSDLGRIQLQQAFMKALMEQAKSVGVFSNPKTLFDLADTATKIITTDSDLGSVPELTAFANGLKGLDSKDVHMVTLPVEYDPADPNRVIPLEESAQQVWSALAQDKAIPASATEKSAGDKGTAGSVVR, from the coding sequence ATGACCGAGCAGAACGGGAGCGGGGGCCGAATACGCCCCACCGGCAAGCGCCGGAAGAAGCCCTCCCGTCGCCGCAGGGCGAAGGCGATCATCGCCTGGAGCCTGGCCGGTGTCGTGGTCGTCGGCGGTGCCGGACTGGGATACGCCTACTTCAAGCTCAACGGCAATCTCAAGGCCGTCGACATCAACGCCGCGCTCGGCAAGGACCGCCCCGACAACGTCGACAACGGCTCCCAGGACATCCTCGTGCTCGGCTCGGACTCCCGGTCCGGCGCGAACTCCGAGTACGGTGCCGACGAGGGCACGGCCCGCTCCGACACCGCGATGGTCGTGCACATCAACAAGGGCCACAAGACTGCCTCCGTCGTCTCCATCCCGCGCGACACCCTCATCACCCGCCCCGACTGCACCAGCGACACGACCGGGCAGACCGTCGCCGGCCTGCAGCGCGCGATGTTCAACACGGCGTACGAGGTCGGCGGACCGGCCTGCGCGGTCAAGACCGTCGAGTCCATGTCCGGCATCCGCATGGACCACTACCTCGAAGTCGACTTCACCGGCTTCAAGAAGCTCATCGACGAGCTGGGCGGCGTCGAGATCACCACCACCGCGGCGATCGACGACCCCAAGAGCCATCTGAAGCTCGAACCCGGCACCCACACCCTCGACGGAGAGCAGTCGCTGGGCCTGGTCCGTACCCGCAAGAGCGTCGGCGACGGCAGCGACCTCGGCCGCATCCAGCTCCAGCAGGCATTCATGAAGGCGCTGATGGAACAGGCCAAGAGCGTCGGGGTGTTCTCGAACCCGAAGACCCTGTTCGACCTCGCGGACACGGCCACCAAGATCATCACCACCGACTCCGACCTGGGCTCGGTCCCGGAGCTCACCGCCTTCGCGAACGGCCTCAAGGGGCTCGACTCGAAGGACGTCCACATGGTCACGCTGCCCGTGGAGTACGACCCGGCCGACCCGAACCGCGTCATACCGCTGGAGGAGTCCGCGCAGCAGGTCTGGTCCGCGCTCGCGCAGGACAAGGCCATCCCCGCCTCCGCCACCGAGAAGTCGGCGGGCGACAAGGGCACCGCGGGCAGTGTCGTGCGGTGA
- a CDS encoding arsenate reductase/protein-tyrosine-phosphatase family protein, with the protein MTAPEGRGIAGRADSFRILHVSTGNVCRSPITERLTRHALVDRLGDPLGGGLIVESAGTWGHEGAPMEANAETVLADFGADTNGFVGRELLDEHVIRADLVLTATRDHRAQVISMGHSAGLRTFTLKEFTRLVRAIDPATLPDPRDEGVVERARALVRAAAALRGWLLAPTAEADEVYDPYGAPITFFRSVGDEINQALDPVVTALTGVPAPH; encoded by the coding sequence TTGACCGCCCCTGAGGGGCGTGGCATAGCGGGGCGGGCCGACTCTTTCCGCATCCTCCACGTCAGCACCGGCAACGTCTGCCGCTCACCGATCACCGAGCGGCTGACCCGCCATGCCCTGGTGGACCGCCTCGGCGATCCGCTCGGCGGCGGACTGATCGTGGAGAGCGCGGGCACCTGGGGCCATGAAGGCGCCCCCATGGAGGCCAACGCCGAGACCGTCCTCGCCGACTTCGGCGCCGACACCAACGGCTTCGTCGGCCGGGAACTGCTCGACGAGCACGTGATCCGCGCCGACCTGGTGCTCACCGCCACCCGCGACCACCGCGCGCAGGTGATCTCGATGGGTCACTCGGCCGGCCTGCGCACCTTCACCCTCAAGGAATTCACCCGGCTGGTCCGGGCGATAGACCCCGCCACGCTGCCCGACCCGCGGGACGAGGGCGTCGTCGAGCGCGCCCGCGCACTGGTCCGCGCCGCGGCCGCGCTGCGCGGCTGGCTGCTGGCCCCCACCGCCGAGGCGGACGAGGTGTACGACCCGTACGGCGCCCCGATCACGTTCTTCCGTTCGGTCGGCGACGAGATCAACCAGGCCCTCGACCCGGTCGTCACGGCGCTGACAGGCGTACCCGCACCGCACTGA
- a CDS encoding L-threonylcarbamoyladenylate synthase, whose translation MARRYDCNDATDRTTGLREAASAVRRGELVVLPTDTVYGIGADAFSSEGVADLLDAKGRGRNMPTPVLIGSPNTLHGLVTDFSEQAWELVDAFWPGALTLVAKHQPSLQWDLGDTRGTVAIRMPLHPVAIELLTEVGPMAVSSANLTGHPAPEDCDSAQEMLGDSVSVYLDGGPTPGIVPSSIVDVTGKVPVLLRAGALSVEELRKVVPDLEVAN comes from the coding sequence ATGGCACGGCGATACGACTGCAACGACGCGACCGACCGTACGACGGGTCTGCGTGAGGCCGCGTCGGCCGTCCGCCGCGGCGAACTGGTCGTGCTGCCCACCGACACCGTGTACGGCATCGGTGCGGACGCCTTCAGTTCCGAGGGCGTCGCCGATCTGCTGGACGCCAAGGGCCGCGGCCGCAACATGCCGACCCCCGTCCTGATCGGCTCCCCGAACACCCTGCACGGCCTGGTCACCGACTTCTCCGAGCAGGCCTGGGAGCTCGTCGACGCCTTCTGGCCCGGCGCCCTCACGCTCGTCGCCAAGCACCAGCCGTCGCTCCAGTGGGACCTCGGGGACACCCGCGGCACCGTCGCCATCCGGATGCCGCTGCACCCCGTCGCCATCGAACTGCTCACGGAGGTCGGCCCGATGGCCGTCTCCAGCGCCAACCTCACCGGCCACCCCGCCCCAGAGGACTGCGACTCGGCCCAGGAGATGCTCGGCGACTCCGTCTCCGTCTACCTGGACGGCGGCCCGACGCCCGGCATCGTGCCCTCGTCGATCGTCGACGTGACCGGCAAGGTCCCCGTGCTGCTGCGTGCCGGCGCGCTCTCCGTCGAGGAGCTCCGCAAGGTGGTACCCGACCTCGAGGTGGCCAATTGA